One window of the Nicotiana tabacum cultivar K326 chromosome 4, ASM71507v2, whole genome shotgun sequence genome contains the following:
- the LOC107776117 gene encoding uncharacterized protein LOC107776117, producing the protein MDKKKAVAPLVCHGHSRPVVDLFYSPITPDGFFLISASKDSTPMLRNGETGDWIGTFEGHKGAVWSCCLDKHALRAASASADFSAKLWDALTGDVLHSFDHKHIVRACAFSEDTHLLLTGGFEKILRIYDLNRLDAPPREIDSSPGSVRTVAWLHSDQTLLSSSGDAGGLRLWDVRSGKVVQTLETKFPVTSAEVSQDGRYITTADGSSVKFWDANHFGLVKSYDLPCKVESASLEPKFGNRFIAGGEDMWVHVFDFHTGEEIGCNKGHHGPVHCLRFSPGGESYASGSEDGTIRIWQLGPLGQNEDNSTANGSILNAKDDMGEVTQKIEELDVSEAKKTEETQIDGAVEKAADA; encoded by the exons ATGGATAAAAAGAAGGCAGTGGCACCGCTTGTATGCCATGGGCATTCTCGGCCCGTCGTTGATCTGTTCTACAGCCCAATCACTCCTGATGGATTCTTCCTAATCAGTGCCAGCAAGG ATTCTACGCCAATGTTGAGAAATGGAGAAACTGGGGATTGGATTGGAACATTTGAAGGGCATAAAGGAGCTGTGTGGAGTTGTTGTCTGGATAAACATGCTCTCCGTGCTGCATCTGCATCTGCCGATTTCAGCGC GAAATTGTGGGATGCATTGACTGGAGATGTTTTACATTCATTTGACCACAAGCACATAGTTCGAGCATGTGCCTTTTCAGAG GATACACATCTGTTACTCACTGGTGGTTTTGAAAAAATTCTTCGGATATATGATCTAAACCGACTCGATGCACCTCCAAGGGAAATTGACAGCTCTCCTGGTTCAGTTAGGACAGTTGCTTGGTTACACAGTGATCAAACTTTATTGAGTTCCTCCGGTGATGCAGGTGGATTGAG GTTATGGGATGTGAGGAGTGGCAAAGTTGTTCAAACCCTTGAAACCAAGTTTCCTGTAACGAGTGCTGAAGTAAGTCAGGATGGTCGATACATAACAACAGCTGATGGTTCCTCTGTCAAGTTTTGGGATGCTAACCA CTTTGGATTGGTGAAGAGCTATGACCTGCCCTGCAAAGTTGAATCTGCTTCATTGGAACCAAAGTTTGGTAATAGGTTCATTGCTGGAGGAGAAGATATGTGGGTTCATGTCTTTGATTTTCACACTGGAGAGGAAATTG GATGCAACAAGGGACACCATGGTCCTGTGCACTGTTTGCGGTTCTCTCCAGGAGGTGAATCCTATGCCTCAGGATCTGAAGATGGGACTATCAGAATATGGCAGCTTGGGCCACTTGGTCAGAATGAGGACAACTCCACAGCAAACGGGTCTATTTTAAATGCCAAGGATGACATGGGTGAGGTGACCCAAAAGATTGAGGAGTTGGATGTTTCAGAAGCAAAGAAGACTGAAGAGACGCAGATTGATGGTGCGGTGGAGAAGGCTGCTGATGCCTGA